The following nucleotide sequence is from Neokomagataea tanensis.
TTTGGAAGAGAAAAAGAACTACGCCTCGCGGTATGCTGCGGTGTTTGATCGCCCCGAAGCTGGATATTCACCCAGATACGCTAACGAAATGGACGCGTGTTTACGAACAAGCGCAGGGCCCAGAAGGCGTAACTGTTTCCGAGCGGGAGCGGATCCGCCAGTTGGAGCGTGAGAACCGAGAGTTACGCCAGGCAAATGAGATTTTACGCAAGGCGTCAGCGTATTTTGCCTAGGCGGAACTCGGCCGTCACTTCAAACCATGACGCGCTTCATTGATGAGCAGCGTCAAACCTATGGTGTCGGGTCAATTTGCAAGGTCTTGCCGATTGCACCATCGGTTTATTACGCTCACCGTCGCCGCCAGAACGCGCCCTCTGCACGGGCTCAAAGGGATTAAACACTGTGCACGCATATTCGACAAATTTGGACCGAGAATTTCTGTGTGTATGGGGCTCGTAAAGTCTGGCATCAGCTCAAACGTGAGAAGGTCACGGTGGCACGTTGTACGGTCGAACGTTTGATGAAGCGCCTGGGCCTCAAAGGGGCTGTGCGCGGAAAACAGCTCAAAACCACGCGGTCTAACCCCGCACGGCCCTGCCCAGAGGATCTGGTACACCGCCAGTTTCGGGCTCCTGCCCCAAACCAATTATGGGTGCCTGACTTTACCTATGTCTCCACACGGCAAGGCTTTGTTTATGTCGCCTTTATCATTGATGTCTTTGCCCGTCGTGTGATCGTTGGCTGGCGCGTCTCGTCCAGTGCTGAAACTGCGTTTGTTCTTGATGCTTTGGAACAAGCATTAGCCACGCGAAATCCCGCGGGTTCAGTCACCCATCATTCCGATCGCGGCAGTCAATATGTCAGTCTACGTTACACACAACGCCTTGCTGAAGCAGGGCTTGTCACATTCGTAGGCAGTGTCGGAGATTCCTGTGACAACGCTCTCGCAGAGACAATCAACGGCCTCTACAAAACCGAGTTGATCTATCGGCAAGGGCCATGGAAAGGAAAACGTGACGTTGAACTTGCAACCCTCAAATGTGTCGACTGGTTCAATAATCGCCGTATTCTCTCATCCATCGGCAATATCACACCCGCAGAGGCCGAAGCACGCTTCTACAAACAGAATTTAACGCATGCTTTAGCCGCTTAAACCCGATAAAAACGTCTCCAGAAAACCCGGGGCAGTTCACATCTAACCGCCCCTCAGCAGGGGCTGTTGTTTTTCCCGTGATAATGTTTCCTTCGACCACATAATACCACATATTAGTTACTCGCTGAGTTGTTGGCTTGGTTGTTGTTCGGACCCTGGTTGTTGTTAAAGATTGAAGCCGTGGCATTGTTGAGCAACACATTCCCAACAACTTGTGTGTAACCTGTGCTGCTCCCACCCACGTAATAAACGCCATACAGTTGCGGATTAACTTTGTTTTGCGGGTTCCCAAGCGTGCCGATAATATTCCCTGTGATCGCCACCCCCGTTGTTCCATCAGCAATGTAAATACCCGCACATTGCGTGTCCCCCGCATTAACGGCGGCCCCGCAATTTAAACCAATGCTCATGCTTGAAATCGTTACATTGGTGGGCTTGCTTAGATAGAAACCGCCGCCGCCATTATAAGCAGCTCGGCCGTTAGTGAAGTGCACATCAGTCGAGTTTGGACCAATCTCGACCGCATACCCACCTTGAGAACCAATCCAGCAGGAGTCACAGTAAAAACCGTCCTCAGACTGCAAATCGATCCCAACATATTGTGGATGATCAATCTCAAGATCCGAAGCCCACATCCATTGAGGGTGGCTGCTGCTCGTATTGGCCGTATCTGTTACCCGCACGCCATGCACACCCCCCAAGAGAGCTGCATTGCGAATAATCATAGAGTAAGCGTAGCTGTTCTGCACAATCCACGACATGGGCCCCGAGGTAAACGCCCATGTCACACTGCCATCAAGAACGGTTGCATTCCATGTACTTGCGCCGCTACCCGGGATGCCCGTTGGCGGTGTGCCGCCCGATGTTCCGCCAGATATACACGTCCAAATTGTACCATCTGGTGATTGCACGGTTTGACTAGGCGTATAGGCCGTTGAAGCTTTCCAGCCTGGTCCTGCCGCATTGATATTACCGTATGAATATGACGGCACGTTCCCTGCAACAAAATTGCTCACCATCATGCGGTAAGAGTGGTTGTGAGCAGACCCTTCGAATTCAATGCCATAGTACCCAGCCATACTGGATAAAGTGACGTGATCTGTGACTTGATCCTCACCATTAGATTGGTAAACATGAATGCCATTATAACCAAATCGTAGATCAACACGCCGTACAAATGCACTATTCGTATTATATCCAAGAGTGACCATAAACGGTGAGTAAACGTTACTGCTTTGAAATACAGAAGCGTAAGAAGTATTACCACTAATGGTTAGATCTTCGACGCCGCATTTTGTACAATTGGAGAATATCAGAAAATCTTTGGCATTTTGGTTCAGCATTAAGATCGTATTGCGACCGTCACCCTTCAATACGGTCCCATCCGTATTTACTGTGAGTTGTCCGGTAAACGCGTACGTGCCGTTCGGAATACGAATAATACCGCCACCTGCTTGCTGCACAGTATTGATCGCGGCTTGGAACACACTCGTCCAGTCCGTCGTAGCGCTCGTTCCTGTCAAGATTTGGACGGTGTTAATGACGCCTCCAAGCAACGTAGAAACGAGTATGCCAGCCAGTGTGTTCGTGCCATCTAATTTTGCACCAGAGATCGTGCCGCCTGAAATGGTAGCAGAAGACACAGAGCCGCCTGCAACATTGGGGGCGTTGATCGTCGGTGTATTAAGTGCACCATTATTCACATCGGCTTTTTTAGAGAAAGCAATGCTCAAGCCTTGTGGCCCTGCAAGCGTTACAGGCCGCGACATGCTCGGAACCGCTTGCGCAAGTACCTGACCAGCCCAAAATAGAGATCCTATAAAAAAGACAAGCCGTTTCATAACTTCTGAATCTCCAAACCGGGCCAGTAAAACGCATTATTAAAGGGTGTGAGAATACTAGGCATACTTAACGTTGGTGTCTGACTGTTGGCTGCGCGAATGGTACTAAGCGATGCTTTTGCCAAGGCGGTAACAGTAGCTGAAGCTTCTTGCCCATACGAAGGCGCCAGCCGTGCCGCGAGTGACCACATGATTGCATCCCAATATTCCGGGGGTAAGTTCAGGGCATCATTTTGCTGTAAGTCTGCTTGCAATGGTTGTTTGAACACGACATGCAGTTCCCACAAACCTGCATGAGGAATGGGCCAAGGGTAAAGCTGGGCTTGCGGGAAGGTTGGATTGTAAAAAGCATAAAGCTAGAGTTTGCCGCTAGGCCTACAGCTTAGTACGGAAAATTCCCACCATCAAAAGGGCTGCGATTGCCAGGTTTCGTTGAAACTGTTTGAGCTGAGACCATAGTGATGAAGCAAGCCGCCGCAGTGTCAAAGTAGAGGGTAGAGAAAGAAACACGCTGTTTCCATTCTTTACTGGAAAATTAGAGCAACACGCTCCAAGGGTAGGGGACCGTACCCTGGAAGATGTTCATGATCCATCGAATAAAACCTCTAATCGTTCTGGCTATTAGTGTCGTGCCCATGCCAATTTTCGCTCAGAGCACAACCGTTTATGACGGCCAAACTTATACAGCCCTTGGCACTGCAACTTCATCATATAACGACACAACGAAAAGCGGACACAATGAAAGCGAAAAGTCGCACCATAGGTGCGGACCACCTCCGGGCATGCCCAATGGCAGACCACCACAGGGGATGAGTAATTTTGGCGATCAGCCACCGCCGCCCCCAATGGACAGTAGCGGCAAGCCTTTGCCTCCACCCGACGGGTGCCGCCCGCCGCCTTCTAAAAATTCGTCCAGCAAATTTGAAGCTTCTGCGCCTGACTCTAACTAAATATCATGAGGCAGTAACATCCGCAGTCGAGCCGCTTCAAGCATTAACGGGGCTTTCTAAAAAGGAACACCACCGCACCGCATCAGTGATGCTTTTACGGCTCGATCAAGACTGCACAATTTAGGAAAGCGAGACTGAAGAGCTTTCATGCTTCATATAATTCTAACGGCAAGTCATCAGGGTCTGCAAAGAACGTAAACTTTTTTCCTGTATAAGGGTCGACCCGTATAGGCTCACAAATAACCCCCTTACTTGTTAAGTAACCCACAAAGAGGGCCACATCTTTAACTGCAAAAGCAAGATGCCGCAGCCCTCTAGCTTCTGGCCTTGATACTCGTATGGGGGCATCAGAAAAGGAGAAAAGTTCTATCTGCGCTGCTCCGACTCGCAAATCACACTTCCAAGAATTTCGCTCGGGCCGAAAATTCTCAGAAATGATGGGAAAACCCAAAATTGCTGTATAAAAAAATTTGGACCGTTCATAATCTGACGCAATGATTGCGACATGATGAAAAGCTTCAATTTTTGTAAAATCGTTAGTCATTAAAAATCCAAATCCGGTCAATAGATATTTCTGTGTGTAAATAATAAGTAATTACTTACACACGATTAAACCTAAATGTTATTTTTTAAGCCAAGCACGTATTTGCGTTTGCGTAAGTTTCATAGCTTCAATACGTGCTTGAACGGAGTTTATAGCCTTCTCAGTTGCAAGCTTGGCACCGCTCGACGTCTGGACCGATGGATCGTTTTGCAGTGCTTCAAGAGTAGAGGGAGTCGTAGAATGTGCAGCAATAGAAGGTAGAAAGCCATCTTGTGCCCACGGGGCCAAATGCCCACGAATGGCACTCTCGTATTCTTTTACCAACTTCCAAACTAAGTCTGGGTTTTCACTAGCGCCTGCGACGATAGAAAGTGCGATTGCTACACGACCATTGGGAATAGCGCCGCTGTAAGCGAGTTGTACGTTTTTGCGGATGAGTTCTGGTGAGTGGGCAGAAGCAATTGCTGAAAAAAGTCTTAGCTTGAGCTCAGTGGACTCTGTGGAGCGGACTTTATTGGCCATGAAAGACCAGTCTGCTTCATTCGCTTGTTTCATTGCCAGCGCAGTCACCACCCCCACTAGGTTTGGAGCCAAAGCTGAAGGATCTACTTTCCATTTATTAAAGCGCTCGCGAGCTTCAGCGGAAATTTTTTCATCACCAAATTCGCCTAGCGCACCAATAACACTGGGGCGTAGCATTGTATCCAGCACGCTCTCGTTAGGTTTCGCATCCCAACCTAAGCGCTGCATAGAGGGCTGTAGCGCAGTAATAGCAAAGTCCCTGAACGCTTTTTGCTCAGGACTTCCATGCTCGTTGGTATCTATTGCTGAAAGGACATTAATAATCTCTTCTAGTACTGCAATATCATGCTCATTCCCTTGTGTGAGTTTTTGAGCAAGATCTAGATATGCTGCCAGAGGAGCCTTTCCTGCCCTAAAAAGAGCATATTGATCTCCAAGGATATTCGCACGATCGACAGCAGAGAAATTGGCAATTTCTGTGTTAATTCCTGACCAAGAACTATCATCATATTGCACGCGGTAATAACCGCTTTCGCCCAAATTAAGCTTAAAGGGCGAGTGACAGTGCGGGAGGTCAAATTGGACCGGCTCACTACCAAGAACAAATGTTTTATTTTCTAGGTTGGGTCCACCTGCGACCACAGGAATTGACCATGTCAACGGCGCTGCTTTGGGGTCGTGTATAGCAAAACGGCTTTGCGTGAGGGTGTAGTGCTGGACACCGTTCGCACACGTAGATGCTACCTTAATTAATGGAATACCGGGTTGCTCCGTAAAGCTACGGGCTACACCCGCCACATCCTGCCCAGACGCTTTAGACAATGCGTTCCATAAATCTTGGCTTGTGGCGTTGTTATAAGCATGAGCTTTCATATACATACGCATGCCGTCACGGAAGTGATCTTCTCCCAACCAGCCCTCCAGCATGCGTATAACCAACTCTCCTTTACCGTAACTAATACTGTCAAAGGCGGAGTTTGCTTCACTTACGTTATGGATGGTTTGTTGAATAGGATGCGTTGTTGAAAGTGCATCAACACTCATTGTTGCTTCGCGGGTCTCGTGCTGCCGGGGCCAGATATCCCAATCGGGATTCATTTTATCCGTAGCTTTGATTTCCATCCAAGATGCAAATCCTTCGTTCAACCAAATATTATTCCACCACCCCATGGTTACCAAATCACCAGACCACTGATGCGCCATTTCATGGGCAACAACTTCGTAAATCAACTCTTTTGTGCGTGGAGTACTGTTCTTAGGATCAAATAATAATACGTTATCAATATACGTCAAAGCCCCCCAGTTCTCCATAGCTCCTGCTTGATAATTTCCAGGAATGGCGAGCATGTCCATTTTAGGTAGGGGGTATTTCACACCAAAATAATTATTATAATAGGGTAGGATATTCTCAGCAGCATTCAATGCAAAACGGCCCTGCTCCTGGAGACCATTTGGCGCATACACGCCTATAGGGGTTTGGTCTGCGCTTCCATGGAGCGACCCCATGTCTCCAGCAACCAAAGCTAATAGGTAGGTAGACATTCTTGGGGTAACTGCAAAAGAGACCCGTTTTTCAGTTCCGCTAACGGACTGAGTGTTTTTTATGGGCATGTTGCTTACGGCAACATCATTTGCAGGCAAAGTCACGTTGAGTTGGTAAGTGGCTTTGAAAACTGGCTCGTCCCAACCCGGGAACATACGACGAGCATCAGCTACTTCAAACTGGCTAACCAGCATGCGGCGCTTCTCACCGGAGGGTGTATGGTAGTCGTTAATGTATAATCCGTTTGGTGTTTCTAAAATCGGTCCCGAATACTGAATATCCACCACATGCTTGCCAGGAGGCAGTGGTTTCTTTAATCGCAAGGTGACTGTCTCAGCCTTGTTATCATGAAATATTTCCGCACCACGTGAGCCGTCAAAAACAGCGCGTGATAACACTAACCCTGCTTGGTTCAGAACAATTTCTGCAGTCGGCGTTAAGACTTCAAAAGAAATCTGCTCTTTGCCCTTTAGGGTCAATTTTTCCAGATCTGTTTTCAGGTCGATAACATAAGACGAGGGGACGGCCGTTTTAGGAAGTTCACCGGGTGTCTGGCCAAGAGAAAAAGTACTTTCAGCCAGAGCGGTGTGAGAAAACGGAAGACCTGCGAGCAGGGTCGTTAAAACCAGAAAACGGCGCATAACAGAACATTGTCCTACGGCTAAAATGAGAACGAAACCAAAGTTTCAATTCATTACATGGGCAATCGTGGCACAACGTTCTGCGTGATAAAAGCCTTACTTTCACAAAAAAAAGAACTGGCGAATTGAACATTAATCGTGTTTTTTTAATCGAACTAAATACGCCAGAATAATAATAGCAAGTACTAAAAGGCCGCTAAGAAAAGGTTTGATGTACGGTGAAACACGGCCGATGAGTGGCTTGCTACCACCATTACGAATTTCCTTAACCTGTTCTTCGGTTATTTTTGCCTCAGCATTCCCAAATTTGACCAAAACAAAATTTGCTACAGCCGCAATATCCGCATCGGATAATTCCTCAGCATAAGATTGTTTCCCAAAACCCGGCATAAAATAATGCTTTTGCCCTATGGTGCGATCCACGCCGTAAATAATAGCTGAAACCAAGTTGCTAGGATCAATCGAGCCAGTTGCTGTATTATGAAACAGTTGGGGATAATATCCGTCTTTGCTACCTATTCCGGCTGGCTGGTGACAGGAAGCGCACGCGCCATCATAGACCAAAGCTCCTTTCTCCAAATTTACATTTTCTGCACCTCGCAAAGTGCTTTCAACACTGTATGCCTGCCCATAAGCCTCCCGCGCATGAGTCTGGCTTTTGTTCACACTGCCTGAGTTTTCAATAGCGGGTATTTTTTGAATATATGCGACTAAAGCCCCTATGTCTTCGTCGGTCAGGTACTGAAAACTATGTTCGACAGCTTCAGCCATAGGACCCGCGGCTTGCGCTTTTCCCGGCACATCACCCGTCTTTAAATACTGCGCCACATCGTCTGAGCTCCATCCTCCTATACCAGCTCTTTTAGAGGACGTAATATTTGGAGCATACCAAGATGCAAGGGGTGAACCACCCATCGATAAATTTTCATTTTCTGCCATGAGCGCATTGCGTGGCGTATGGCAGGTGTCGCAATGCCCAAGAGCTAATGCAAGATATGCACCGCGATTATCTTTATCAGATAACGCAGGGTCAGGCTTAAAAGGTTTTGCATTTAAAAAGAGGAGGTTCCAACCTGCCATCGAAAGGCGAATATTAAAAGGGAAGGGTAATGCTGTAACCGGCGATGGCGCATCAACAGCCGGAACATCCTTCATAAAGTATGAGTATAAATCCGCAATGTCTTGGTCTGTGAGACGCGCATAAGACGTATAAGGCATGGCTGGATAGAGATGAGCACCATCCGCTCTAAGACCTCGCCTCAAGACATCCTTGAATTGATTTAAGCTATAATTTCCAATACCGAATTTTTTAGATGGTGTAATGTTGGTCGAGTAAATACTGCCGATAGGAGACGCAATACCGTACCCACCTGCATAGGATTTTCCCCCATTAGGTGCCGTATGGCACGCAGCACAGTCTGCTGCTACCGCAAGATATTTTCCCCGTTGGACCGACGATTTTTCATCTGCAAGAGCATGTGATGGCGCCATTACAAAAACTGTCGCCAGCAAAGAAGCTGAAAAAATATACCTGAACATTCTTCAGATCTCGCCGTTCTGAAATGCTTTTTGAATTGAATCTGCCGCCCGAAGTCCGAGGGCAACCATACTCAAAGTTGTGTTAACTACACTCGCAGAGCACATAGCCGCACCACCGGGGAGCCATAAATTAAAGTGGTCATGCGTTCTACACCAACCATCAACGACAGAATCTTTATTATTCTCGCCCATGATGCAGCCACCCATAATATGGTTATTGGCATTAAAATCAGTGGTAACTTTTACCTCGGTTCCACCTAATAGCGCAGCAATTTGCGCTACTTGGTCTTTTACGGCCTGCACGCCCTCTCGTACATAATCACCAACA
It contains:
- a CDS encoding right-handed parallel beta-helix repeat-containing protein → MSRPVTLAGPQGLSIAFSKKADVNNGALNTPTINAPNVAGGSVSSATISGGTISGAKLDGTNTLAGILVSTLLGGVINTVQILTGTSATTDWTSVFQAAINTVQQAGGGIIRIPNGTYAFTGQLTVNTDGTVLKGDGRNTILMLNQNAKDFLIFSNCTKCGVEDLTISGNTSYASVFQSSNVYSPFMVTLGYNTNSAFVRRVDLRFGYNGIHVYQSNGEDQVTDHVTLSSMAGYYGIEFEGSAHNHSYRMMVSNFVAGNVPSYSYGNINAAGPGWKASTAYTPSQTVQSPDGTIWTCISGGTSGGTPPTGIPGSGASTWNATVLDGSVTWAFTSGPMSWIVQNSYAYSMIIRNAALLGGVHGVRVTDTANTSSSHPQWMWASDLEIDHPQYVGIDLQSEDGFYCDSCWIGSQGGYAVEIGPNSTDVHFTNGRAAYNGGGGFYLSKPTNVTISSMSIGLNCGAAVNAGDTQCAGIYIADGTTGVAITGNIIGTLGNPQNKVNPQLYGVYYVGGSSTGYTQVVGNVLLNNATASIFNNNQGPNNNQANNSASN
- a CDS encoding packaged DNA stabilization gp4 family protein, translated to MFKQPLQADLQQNDALNLPPEYWDAIMWSLAARLAPSYGQEASATVTALAKASLSTIRAANSQTPTLSMPSILTPFNNAFYWPGLEIQKL
- the gloA2 gene encoding SMU1112c/YaeR family gloxylase I-like metalloprotein produces the protein MTNDFTKIEAFHHVAIIASDYERSKFFYTAILGFPIISENFRPERNSWKCDLRVGAAQIELFSFSDAPIRVSRPEARGLRHLAFAVKDVALFVGYLTSKGVICEPIRVDPYTGKKFTFFADPDDLPLELYEA
- a CDS encoding M1 family metallopeptidase, which codes for MRRFLVLTTLLAGLPFSHTALAESTFSLGQTPGELPKTAVPSSYVIDLKTDLEKLTLKGKEQISFEVLTPTAEIVLNQAGLVLSRAVFDGSRGAEIFHDNKAETVTLRLKKPLPPGKHVVDIQYSGPILETPNGLYINDYHTPSGEKRRMLVSQFEVADARRMFPGWDEPVFKATYQLNVTLPANDVAVSNMPIKNTQSVSGTEKRVSFAVTPRMSTYLLALVAGDMGSLHGSADQTPIGVYAPNGLQEQGRFALNAAENILPYYNNYFGVKYPLPKMDMLAIPGNYQAGAMENWGALTYIDNVLLFDPKNSTPRTKELIYEVVAHEMAHQWSGDLVTMGWWNNIWLNEGFASWMEIKATDKMNPDWDIWPRQHETREATMSVDALSTTHPIQQTIHNVSEANSAFDSISYGKGELVIRMLEGWLGEDHFRDGMRMYMKAHAYNNATSQDLWNALSKASGQDVAGVARSFTEQPGIPLIKVASTCANGVQHYTLTQSRFAIHDPKAAPLTWSIPVVAGGPNLENKTFVLGSEPVQFDLPHCHSPFKLNLGESGYYRVQYDDSSWSGINTEIANFSAVDRANILGDQYALFRAGKAPLAAYLDLAQKLTQGNEHDIAVLEEIINVLSAIDTNEHGSPEQKAFRDFAITALQPSMQRLGWDAKPNESVLDTMLRPSVIGALGEFGDEKISAEARERFNKWKVDPSALAPNLVGVVTALAMKQANEADWSFMANKVRSTESTELKLRLFSAIASAHSPELIRKNVQLAYSGAIPNGRVAIALSIVAGASENPDLVWKLVKEYESAIRGHLAPWAQDGFLPSIAAHSTTPSTLEALQNDPSVQTSSGAKLATEKAINSVQARIEAMKLTQTQIRAWLKK
- a CDS encoding cytochrome c — translated: MKDVPAVDAPSPVTALPFPFNIRLSMAGWNLLFLNAKPFKPDPALSDKDNRGAYLALALGHCDTCHTPRNALMAENENLSMGGSPLASWYAPNITSSKRAGIGGWSSDDVAQYLKTGDVPGKAQAAGPMAEAVEHSFQYLTDEDIGALVAYIQKIPAIENSGSVNKSQTHAREAYGQAYSVESTLRGAENVNLEKGALVYDGACASCHQPAGIGSKDGYYPQLFHNTATGSIDPSNLVSAIIYGVDRTIGQKHYFMPGFGKQSYAEELSDADIAAVANFVLVKFGNAEAKITEEQVKEIRNGGSKPLIGRVSPYIKPFLSGLLVLAIIILAYLVRLKKHD